Below is a genomic region from Raphanus sativus cultivar WK10039 chromosome 4, ASM80110v3, whole genome shotgun sequence.
tttatactaaccaaacccaaaagaaaagggattgtttggttttaataaatgttacaggtttatacaaggtctcaaacaggttatacacatttggagaatgatgaagaagcacaaagtactacaagttcagtcatgagaaatgttagccgacttcttcatcatgtctacaccaactacacatctatgaagtctacctatccgtttgggacatggcaacagaaggaccagttcaagacttggcgcccatgaagctaaaccatcaaagtgtccatgcgccagacttgaagaacggaggtccagaacagggggagtagtgtgtgttgtactctttttccttcacttcggttttgtcccactgggttttccgagtaaggttttaatgaggcaacattaagcacactacaagctctatatggttctggcatccaagggggagtgttatgaatattatgtttatggatgtccagcccattagatatttacttgtaatcttggcccgtttatggcccattgtatttaggcccatgtcgccatatatttcctatataaggaacactttgattcaataataagaTAGAGTTTTCACAACAAATACTATGTTATTAGTTCATTCCTGCTACTTCCCTAATAAAGAATGATGGTCAAAAGTTTGAGACAGTGTGTATTAGGCTTCAGTTGTTGGCAAATGTGTTTTTCCCTGCTACTGTACATTGTGTTGATCGATCAGAATCTTTGCTTCTTTTTTGTGTTTTGAATTGGCAGGAGGGTACTCTTACTTTGGTTGAAATGTTCATATGTGGtcttgcttttctttttttttcccagGTTCGAGATGCCCTATAATATATGGTGTGGTGGCTGCAATTCTATGATTGCCAAGGGTGTTCGATTCAATGCAGAGAAGAAGCAAGTTGCAGAGAATTGGCAGGAGGGTACATAAGGAATCTGATTTCTAATGATTTAAACTTTGCTTTCTAATTCTAGCCAAACTCTgtagtgtctttttttttctttcttactaATCCCTAGTGTCTCAAGGAGTAAACAAATTGTCATAGTTTTAGGATTCTATATCGTTTAATATCTTCCAATAATGATGCTACTAACTTGACACTGGCATTTTATGAATATGTACACATACCTTGTGTGTTAATTAACAACTATGCTATTGCAATGTTTGATGGctgcttctctttttttttttttggggatgCAGGTTTTAGGacactaaacaaaaaaatagtgtCTGATGAGGAAGATTGTGTGTTTGCAGTTGCTTCTTTCAGCTTCTAAAGACAAGACAGTTCGGTTATGGAGAGTTGGTTCTGATTTGTGTCTTCATGTCTTTCATCATAACAACTACGGTAACTTTTGATACTTTCTTAACTCAGTTAAAGAGAATCCCATGCTCTGTGTGTTTGTATAGCAAAACAGAGCATCTCATTCTCTGTTTTATTACATGGTCATCATCAATAGTATGTTTTAGTATTCATCAGACTTCTAAATAAATGAATGGAATTGAACATTAgttgtatgaaaaaaaaaaaaattcctaaggACTCTATATTGAGTAACACCATTGTACATACATTTTAGTGTAAAatccttaactattcaaaaagcaaaaaaaaaatattttattactagGGACTCCAATGGTGGATAACACCATTGGAGGTgctctaagagcatcattatcccaCATACCCATTTAAgatctcttatttattttttattacttttaagcTATGAATGTTTAAGAGACACCAGTAAGAGACCCCAACATTTATGTGCTTCAGTGCAAGTCTCTTAATTGAAGgttcttaaaaaagaaaattaaaatgattgaTGAATGAGTTAAGGGTGACTATCTATCTACGAATGTCAGTCATAAAGTTGTGTTCCAAGCTCTATCCTTAAGCAAACAAATTGAGTTGCATACCTGACTTGGTGTGACTATCTATCTAAGATAGGGTCAGTCATAAACAAGAAACAATCTACCAAACCCACAATAAAGCAGATGAGAAGGAAAGACGAACCGAGGAATATTGTCGACTTCAAACTCAACCCCATCTCGGACAAAAACAAACATTTCATTAGCAAAGGGAACAGACATCCCGTTGGGCATCAACTTAGGGTTAAGCGCCATGGCTGCAGTTACAGAGGATGACTAGGTTCCTTCTTGTTCTGCTGTGCTTCTCAAACCTCAATTCTCCCTTGCTCTGTAACCTGATCACTAGACACACAATAAAAGCTATTATTTTCTACCAAACCTCCTTTGCCATTAAAGAGTTCTACCCTTGCAAAGAAAAAAGTGCAAGCAATTACTTACAAATTACATCCACTAAGATCTAAGGTAAAGATTTATTAAATCACAGAACATGTTGACCTAGTCTAAGTTACTTTTGACGCTGCAACAAACTAATCTGATGAAAATGTATAAATGGTCGGCAATCACTTTTTTTTCATATAACGATGGCTTCTTGATTTACTATCAACACAAATATAAACCCACAAATAATAATGATGGAACAAAAAATTTTGAACTATGTAGAAGCAAGCAAACAAACTAAGAAATATTCAAGACTGAGGCATGATACAAATGAATGAAGTTTTTTTACCTGTCTTCAGCTTTCAATCTTAGAACTTTAGGCATATGCCAAAACTCAGAGCCTTGAACACGAACCATTCCGCCTTA
It encodes:
- the LOC108829484 gene encoding uncharacterized protein LOC108829484; this encodes MSTLSAARADNFYYPPEWTPDQGSLNKFQGQHPLRERARKLGEGILIIRFEMPYNIWCGGCNSMIAKGVRFNAEKKQVAENWQEGFRTLNKKIVSDEEDCVFAVASFSF